One window of Mauremys mutica isolate MM-2020 ecotype Southern chromosome 20, ASM2049712v1, whole genome shotgun sequence genomic DNA carries:
- the LOC123353644 gene encoding TLC domain-containing protein 4-like: MEESTRLGYCIVAGSFVAFQFFFSAVSPQLSLALSRRYCSLTTVKKCEWNSRCVSTLHALIVGLFCLYILFFDEAVNANPIWGDPDLVKLNVAITCGYLLYDLLLLLRYWKTLGDSLFVCHHLVALYAYGYVLSRGVLPYFANFRLLSELSTPFVNLRWFFDTVGQPRSSWFVLANGLAMTVVFFLVRIAVIPSYYARVLAWYGTPEYARLGLAVQVAWIAPSLALEVLNLVWMYKIVRGFYRAFCRPQERQPACGHGD; encoded by the exons ATGGAGGAGTCCACGCGGCTGGGTTACTGCATCGTGGCCGGCAGCTTCGTGGCCTTCCAGTTCTTCTTCTCGGCTGTCAGCCCCCAGCTCTCGCTGGCGCTCAGTCGCCGCTACTGCAGCCTGACCACCGTCAAGAAGTGCGAGTGGAACTCCAG GTGTGTCTCCACCCTGCACGCGCTCATCGTCGGCCTCTTCTGCCTCTACATCCTCTTCTTCGATGAAGCCGTTAACGCCAACCCCATCTG GGGGGACCCTGACCTGGTGAAACTCAACGTGGCCATCACCTGCGGGTACCTGCTCTACG atttgctgctgctcctgcGCTACTGGAAGACGCTGGGCGACTCCCTGTTCGTTTGCCACCACTTGGTGGCGCTGTACGCCTACGGCTACGTGCTG agccGAGGGGTGCTGCCCTATTTCGCCAACTTCCGCCTCCTGTCTGAGCTCTCCACCCCATTCGTCAACCTGCG GTGGTTCTTTGACACCGTGGGGCAGCCCCGCTCCTCCTGGTTCGTCCTGGCCAACGGCCTGGCCATGACCGTGGTCTTCTTCCTGGTGCGCATCGCCGTCATCCCCAGCTACTACGCCCGCGTGCTGGCCTGGTACGGCACGCCCGAGTACGCCCGCCTGGGGCTCGCCGTGCAGGTGGCCTGGATTgcgcccagcctggccctggagGTCCTCAACCTGGTCTGGATGTACAAGATTGTCCGGGGCTTCTACCGGGCCTTCTGCCGGCCCCAGGAGCGCCAGCCGGCCTGCGGCCACGGCGACTGA